One genomic segment of Stigmatopora argus isolate UIUO_Sarg chromosome 1, RoL_Sarg_1.0, whole genome shotgun sequence includes these proteins:
- the LOC144079887 gene encoding oxysterol-binding protein-related protein 2-like isoform X3, translated as MNSEEEFYDAETGLESDDSLEVSFKDALVFDGSAQVPGGSATNHHAAWRRRKTLPAETISRPNFSVTSILRKCIGMELSKIAMPIVFNEPLSFLQRLSEYMEHTHLIHRACSLPDSIDRMQVVAAFAVSAVASQSERTGKPFNPLLGETFELTREEEGYRLISEQVSHHPPVSAFHAESLKQEFAFHGSVYPKLKFWGKSVEAEPKGTMTLELLKHKEAYTWTNPMCCIHNVIIGKLWIEQYGTVEIVNHSTGEKCVLNFKPCGMFGKEMHKVEGYIQDRSKKKRCIIYGKWTECMYSVEPRVYEAYKKADKKAGADSKKQKQESNCEDENAVQETVTVIPGSALLWRISPSPAHSAKMYNFSSFAVTLNELEPGMERLVAPTDCRQRPDIRAMESGDLDTASAEKERLEEKQRAARKERSKEEEEWSTRWFRLGTNPHTGAEEWLYTGGYFDRNFADCPSIY; from the exons ATGAACAGCGAGGAGGAGTTTTACGACGCCGAAACAG GGCTGGAGTCAGACGATTCCTTGGAGGTCAGTTTCAAGGACGCTCTGGTGTTCGACGGTAGCGCGCAAGTCCCCGGTGGCTCTGCTACAAATCACCATGCAGCGTGGCGGCGGAG GAAAACTCTTCCTGCCGAAACAATCAGCAGACCCAATTTCAGCGTGACAAGCATTTTGAGGAAATGTATCGGCATG GAGCTGTCCAAAATAGCCATGCCAATTGTGTTTAATGAGCCACTCAGCTTCCTCCAGAGACTCTCCGAGTACATGGAACACACACACCTCATCCACAGAGCCTGCAGTTTGCCAGACTCGATAGACCGCATGCAG GTCGTTGCTGCTTTTGCCGTTTCGGCTGTAGCATCTCAATCGGAACGGACTGGAAAGCCATTTAATCCTTTACTGGGGGAAACCTTTGAGCTCACAAG gGAGGAAGAAGGCTACAGATTGATCTCAGAGCAGGTGAGCCACCACCCGCCTGTCAGTGCCTTCCACGCAGAGTCTCTGAAGCAAGAATTCGCATTCCATGGATCGGTTTACCCCAAACTCAAGTTCTGGGGCAAAAGTGTGGAGGCCGAGCCCAAAGGCACCATGACGCTGGAGTTACTAAA ACATAAAGAAGCATACACGTGGACCAACCCAATGTGCTGCATTCATAACGTCATCATCGGAAAGCTCTGGATCGAGCAGTATGGAACGGTAGAGATTGTTAACCACAG CACGGGAGAAAAGTGTGTGTTGAATTTCAAACCGTGCGGAATGTTCGGGAAAGAGATGCACAAAGTGGAGGGTTATATACAAGACAGAAG TAAGAAGAAACGGTGCATCATTTACGGCAAGTGGACCGAGTGCATGTACAGCGTGGAGCCCAGGGTTTATGAAGCATACAAGAAGGCTGACAAAAAGGCAGGAGCAGACTCAAAGAAACAGAAGCAG gaAAGTAATTGTGAAGATGAGAATGCGGTGCAAGAGACTGTGACTGTGATACCAGGAAGTGCCTTACTCTGGAGGATTTCGCCAAGTCCTGCTCACTCGGCAAAG ATGTACAATTTTTCCAGCTTTGCCGTGACCCTCAATGAGCTGGAGCCCGGCATGGAGCGACTAGTGGCGCCTACCGACTGCCGGCAGAGGCCGGACATCCGAGCCATGGAGAGCGGAGACCTAG ACACGGCAAGTGCGGAAAAAGAGCGCCTGGAGGAGAAACAGAGGGCTGCGCGCAAAGAGCGATccaaggaggaagaggagtggTCGACTAG GTGGTTTCGACTGGGAACCAATCCTCATACTGGTGCTGAAGAGTGGCTGTACACAGGTGGATACTTTGACCGAAACTTTGCTGACTGTCCCAGCATTTACTGA
- the LOC144079887 gene encoding oxysterol-binding protein-related protein 2-like isoform X2: MNSEEEFYDAETGLESDDSLEVSFKDALVFDGSAQVPGGSATNHHAAWRRRKTLPAETISRPNFSVTSILRKCIGMELSKIAMPIVFNEPLSFLQRLSEYMEHTHLIHRACSLPDSIDRMQISQQVVAAFAVSAVASQSERTGKPFNPLLGETFELTREEEGYRLISEQVSHHPPVSAFHAESLKQEFAFHGSVYPKLKFWGKSVEAEPKGTMTLELLKHKEAYTWTNPMCCIHNVIIGKLWIEQYGTVEIVNHSTGEKCVLNFKPCGMFGKEMHKVEGYIQDRSKKKRCIIYGKWTECMYSVEPRVYEAYKKADKKAGADSKKQKQESNCEDENAVQETVTVIPGSALLWRISPSPAHSAKMYNFSSFAVTLNELEPGMERLVAPTDCRQRPDIRAMESGDLDTASAEKERLEEKQRAARKERSKEEEEWSTRWFRLGTNPHTGAEEWLYTGGYFDRNFADCPSIY; encoded by the exons ATGAACAGCGAGGAGGAGTTTTACGACGCCGAAACAG GGCTGGAGTCAGACGATTCCTTGGAGGTCAGTTTCAAGGACGCTCTGGTGTTCGACGGTAGCGCGCAAGTCCCCGGTGGCTCTGCTACAAATCACCATGCAGCGTGGCGGCGGAG GAAAACTCTTCCTGCCGAAACAATCAGCAGACCCAATTTCAGCGTGACAAGCATTTTGAGGAAATGTATCGGCATG GAGCTGTCCAAAATAGCCATGCCAATTGTGTTTAATGAGCCACTCAGCTTCCTCCAGAGACTCTCCGAGTACATGGAACACACACACCTCATCCACAGAGCCTGCAGTTTGCCAGACTCGATAGACCGCATGCAG ATATCACAACAGGTCGTTGCTGCTTTTGCCGTTTCGGCTGTAGCATCTCAATCGGAACGGACTGGAAAGCCATTTAATCCTTTACTGGGGGAAACCTTTGAGCTCACAAG gGAGGAAGAAGGCTACAGATTGATCTCAGAGCAGGTGAGCCACCACCCGCCTGTCAGTGCCTTCCACGCAGAGTCTCTGAAGCAAGAATTCGCATTCCATGGATCGGTTTACCCCAAACTCAAGTTCTGGGGCAAAAGTGTGGAGGCCGAGCCCAAAGGCACCATGACGCTGGAGTTACTAAA ACATAAAGAAGCATACACGTGGACCAACCCAATGTGCTGCATTCATAACGTCATCATCGGAAAGCTCTGGATCGAGCAGTATGGAACGGTAGAGATTGTTAACCACAG CACGGGAGAAAAGTGTGTGTTGAATTTCAAACCGTGCGGAATGTTCGGGAAAGAGATGCACAAAGTGGAGGGTTATATACAAGACAGAAG TAAGAAGAAACGGTGCATCATTTACGGCAAGTGGACCGAGTGCATGTACAGCGTGGAGCCCAGGGTTTATGAAGCATACAAGAAGGCTGACAAAAAGGCAGGAGCAGACTCAAAGAAACAGAAGCAG gaAAGTAATTGTGAAGATGAGAATGCGGTGCAAGAGACTGTGACTGTGATACCAGGAAGTGCCTTACTCTGGAGGATTTCGCCAAGTCCTGCTCACTCGGCAAAG ATGTACAATTTTTCCAGCTTTGCCGTGACCCTCAATGAGCTGGAGCCCGGCATGGAGCGACTAGTGGCGCCTACCGACTGCCGGCAGAGGCCGGACATCCGAGCCATGGAGAGCGGAGACCTAG ACACGGCAAGTGCGGAAAAAGAGCGCCTGGAGGAGAAACAGAGGGCTGCGCGCAAAGAGCGATccaaggaggaagaggagtggTCGACTAG GTGGTTTCGACTGGGAACCAATCCTCATACTGGTGCTGAAGAGTGGCTGTACACAGGTGGATACTTTGACCGAAACTTTGCTGACTGTCCCAGCATTTACTGA
- the LOC144079887 gene encoding oxysterol-binding protein-related protein 2-like isoform X1 → MNSEEEFYDAETGLESDDSLEVSFKDALVFDGSAQVPGGSATNHHAAWRRRKTLPAETISRPNFSVTSILRKCIGMELSKIAMPIVFNEPLSFLQRLSEYMEHTHLIHRACSLPDSIDRMQSFLWFTISQQVVAAFAVSAVASQSERTGKPFNPLLGETFELTREEEGYRLISEQVSHHPPVSAFHAESLKQEFAFHGSVYPKLKFWGKSVEAEPKGTMTLELLKHKEAYTWTNPMCCIHNVIIGKLWIEQYGTVEIVNHSTGEKCVLNFKPCGMFGKEMHKVEGYIQDRSKKKRCIIYGKWTECMYSVEPRVYEAYKKADKKAGADSKKQKQESNCEDENAVQETVTVIPGSALLWRISPSPAHSAKMYNFSSFAVTLNELEPGMERLVAPTDCRQRPDIRAMESGDLDTASAEKERLEEKQRAARKERSKEEEEWSTRWFRLGTNPHTGAEEWLYTGGYFDRNFADCPSIY, encoded by the exons ATGAACAGCGAGGAGGAGTTTTACGACGCCGAAACAG GGCTGGAGTCAGACGATTCCTTGGAGGTCAGTTTCAAGGACGCTCTGGTGTTCGACGGTAGCGCGCAAGTCCCCGGTGGCTCTGCTACAAATCACCATGCAGCGTGGCGGCGGAG GAAAACTCTTCCTGCCGAAACAATCAGCAGACCCAATTTCAGCGTGACAAGCATTTTGAGGAAATGTATCGGCATG GAGCTGTCCAAAATAGCCATGCCAATTGTGTTTAATGAGCCACTCAGCTTCCTCCAGAGACTCTCCGAGTACATGGAACACACACACCTCATCCACAGAGCCTGCAGTTTGCCAGACTCGATAGACCGCATGCAG TCTTTTCTCTGGTTCACGATATCACAACAGGTCGTTGCTGCTTTTGCCGTTTCGGCTGTAGCATCTCAATCGGAACGGACTGGAAAGCCATTTAATCCTTTACTGGGGGAAACCTTTGAGCTCACAAG gGAGGAAGAAGGCTACAGATTGATCTCAGAGCAGGTGAGCCACCACCCGCCTGTCAGTGCCTTCCACGCAGAGTCTCTGAAGCAAGAATTCGCATTCCATGGATCGGTTTACCCCAAACTCAAGTTCTGGGGCAAAAGTGTGGAGGCCGAGCCCAAAGGCACCATGACGCTGGAGTTACTAAA ACATAAAGAAGCATACACGTGGACCAACCCAATGTGCTGCATTCATAACGTCATCATCGGAAAGCTCTGGATCGAGCAGTATGGAACGGTAGAGATTGTTAACCACAG CACGGGAGAAAAGTGTGTGTTGAATTTCAAACCGTGCGGAATGTTCGGGAAAGAGATGCACAAAGTGGAGGGTTATATACAAGACAGAAG TAAGAAGAAACGGTGCATCATTTACGGCAAGTGGACCGAGTGCATGTACAGCGTGGAGCCCAGGGTTTATGAAGCATACAAGAAGGCTGACAAAAAGGCAGGAGCAGACTCAAAGAAACAGAAGCAG gaAAGTAATTGTGAAGATGAGAATGCGGTGCAAGAGACTGTGACTGTGATACCAGGAAGTGCCTTACTCTGGAGGATTTCGCCAAGTCCTGCTCACTCGGCAAAG ATGTACAATTTTTCCAGCTTTGCCGTGACCCTCAATGAGCTGGAGCCCGGCATGGAGCGACTAGTGGCGCCTACCGACTGCCGGCAGAGGCCGGACATCCGAGCCATGGAGAGCGGAGACCTAG ACACGGCAAGTGCGGAAAAAGAGCGCCTGGAGGAGAAACAGAGGGCTGCGCGCAAAGAGCGATccaaggaggaagaggagtggTCGACTAG GTGGTTTCGACTGGGAACCAATCCTCATACTGGTGCTGAAGAGTGGCTGTACACAGGTGGATACTTTGACCGAAACTTTGCTGACTGTCCCAGCATTTACTGA